A genome region from Schistocerca americana isolate TAMUIC-IGC-003095 chromosome 1, iqSchAmer2.1, whole genome shotgun sequence includes the following:
- the LOC124624866 gene encoding uncharacterized protein LOC124624866 yields the protein MSLLRMDDTGGAVYITDTTAEELVTKFMYPEKAVAKRKSSIFTRRSSVAFMDKEDPCDSSSDAPSDNYPVGFEAYVEILKNEISDWKVMYKQRRETRKKAIKQFHTRKIVNQGVFDALTEEDKIFLASKPNYDRTGKDALAALEWLPVSVERARNVERSISDLVAQVELIGGILKKRIVEESVIQ from the exons ATGTCCTTG TTAAGAATGGACGATACTGGTGGTGCAGTTTATATCACTGACACTACTGCAGAGGAATTAGTTACGAAGTTCATGTATCCGGAAAAGGCAGTCGCTAAAAGGAAATCTTCAATATTCACCAGAAGAAGTTCTGTTGCTTTCATGGATAAGGAAGACCCGTGTGATAGTTCATCTGATGCTCCAAGCGATAACTATCCGGTGGGATTTGAAGCCTATGTTGAAATCctcaaaaatgaaatcagtgaCTGGAAAGTAATGTACAAGCAAAGAAGAGAGACTCGGAAGAAAGCTATAAAACAGTTTCATACGAGAAAGATCGTAAATCAAGGTGTATTTGATGCTTTAACAGAAGAAGATAAAATATTTCTTGCAAGTAAACCAAACTACGATAGGACGGGAAAAGACGCATTGGCAGCCCTAGAGTGGCTGCCAGTTTCCGTCGAGAGAGCGAGAAACGTTGAAAGGTCGATTTCGGATCTTGTAGCGCAAGTTGAGTTAATAGGGGGTATTTTGAAAAAGCGAATAGTTGAAGAATCAGTCATCCAGTGA